In Nocardia sputorum, a single genomic region encodes these proteins:
- a CDS encoding sensor histidine kinase, with protein MPERSGRAWWRSVRTRTTVAATAVVAVALTAAGLVVLAVLRHNLAHSAELQAETTAHDVAAQLAAGTDPARLRLPDAENEPVQLVSLDRRVLAADDDLAGKPPMADFGPYSRAAEGEDEDDEGEEEDDEEDEEEEADDDESSSPSTDPSSAEPEFGDVWLTVDAEDGPHPFRVAALAVRTPGGQPATVYAGSSLETAHSAVADARQAMLIGLPPLLTVVALVTWLVTRRALRPVEAIRRQLAEIVDGDLSRRVPEPGSRDEIGRLASTTNATLAALEESTERQRRFIADAAHELRSPIASLRTQLEVAQAHPELLELDGLIGDTIRLEHLAADLLLLARLDAGEQPRADRVDLTVLVREELEHRVRDRVAVQIATPEQAVAVTGSRTQLARVLGNLVDNAQRHAASTVRVAVDRDADGRAVLSVTDDGPGVPPAERDRIFQRFVRLDDARSRDEGGAGLGLAIVRDVVERHGGTIRVTDGAPGACFVVTLPGSGT; from the coding sequence GTGCCTGAGCGGAGCGGCCGGGCCTGGTGGCGTTCGGTCCGCACACGCACCACGGTGGCGGCGACGGCCGTGGTCGCGGTGGCGCTCACGGCGGCGGGGCTGGTGGTGCTGGCGGTGCTGCGGCACAACCTGGCGCACAGCGCGGAATTGCAGGCGGAGACCACCGCGCACGACGTGGCGGCCCAGCTCGCGGCCGGCACCGATCCCGCCCGCTTGCGACTTCCAGACGCCGAAAACGAACCGGTGCAGCTGGTTTCGCTCGACCGCCGGGTTCTCGCGGCCGACGACGACCTCGCGGGGAAACCGCCGATGGCCGACTTCGGGCCGTACTCGAGGGCTGCCGAGGGCGAAGACGAAGACGACGAAGGCGAGGAAGAAGACGACGAGGAAGACGAGGAAGAGGAAGCCGACGACGACGAAAGCTCCTCGCCGTCCACGGATCCGTCGTCGGCCGAACCCGAATTCGGAGACGTATGGCTGACGGTCGACGCCGAGGACGGACCGCACCCGTTCCGCGTCGCCGCCCTCGCGGTGCGAACCCCCGGCGGGCAGCCTGCCACCGTCTACGCGGGCTCCTCGCTGGAGACCGCCCACAGCGCGGTGGCGGACGCGCGGCAGGCGATGCTGATCGGACTGCCGCCGCTGCTCACAGTCGTGGCCCTGGTGACCTGGCTGGTCACCCGGCGCGCCCTGCGCCCGGTGGAGGCGATCCGCAGGCAGCTCGCCGAGATCGTGGACGGTGATCTCTCCCGGCGCGTGCCGGAACCGGGCTCTCGCGACGAGATCGGCAGGCTGGCGAGCACCACCAACGCCACGCTCGCCGCGCTGGAAGAATCCACCGAACGCCAGCGCCGGTTCATCGCCGACGCCGCCCACGAATTGCGCAGCCCCATCGCGAGCCTGCGCACCCAACTCGAGGTGGCCCAAGCCCATCCCGAACTGCTGGAGCTCGACGGACTGATCGGCGACACCATCCGGCTGGAACATCTCGCGGCCGACCTGCTGCTGCTGGCCCGGCTCGACGCGGGCGAACAGCCGCGCGCCGATCGCGTGGATCTGACCGTCCTGGTCCGCGAGGAGTTGGAGCACCGCGTCCGCGACCGGGTCGCCGTGCAGATCGCGACGCCGGAGCAGGCCGTGGCGGTGACCGGAAGCCGTACCCAGCTCGCTCGCGTCCTGGGCAACCTCGTCGACAACGCCCAGCGGCATGCCGCGAGCACCGTCCGGGTCGCCGTGGACCGTGACGCCGACGGGCGAGCGGTGCTGTCGGTCACCGACGACGGCCCGGGTGTGCCGCCCGCCGAGCGCGACCGCATCTTCCAGCGATTCGTCCGCCTGGACGACGCGCGCAGCCGCGACGAGGGTGGCGCGGGTCTCGGCCTCGCCATCGTCCGCGACGTCGTCGAACGCCACGGGGGAACCATCCGCGTCACCGACGGCGCACCCGGCGCCTGCTTCGTGGTGACGTTGCCCGGGTCCGGTACGTGA
- a CDS encoding response regulator, translating into MRLLIVEDEKRLALTLAKGLSAEGFAVDVVHDGAEGLHLATTTDYDLIILDIMLPGMNGYRVCAALRAGGHETPVLMLTAKDGEYDEAEGLDTGADDYLSKPFSYLVLLARIRALLRRRTRGGARVLRVGDLVVDPGTRTCRRGSEEVTLTAKEFAVLEHLAVRAGEVVSKADILHHVWDFAYDGDPNIVEVYISTLRRKIDAPFGRRSITTVRGAGYRLAADRA; encoded by the coding sequence ATGCGTCTGCTGATCGTCGAGGATGAGAAACGTTTGGCTCTCACACTGGCAAAAGGCTTGTCGGCCGAGGGTTTTGCCGTGGATGTGGTGCACGACGGCGCCGAGGGCCTGCATCTGGCGACCACCACCGACTACGACCTGATCATCCTCGACATCATGCTGCCCGGCATGAACGGCTACCGGGTCTGCGCAGCGCTGCGCGCCGGGGGCCACGAGACGCCGGTGCTCATGCTGACCGCGAAAGACGGCGAATACGACGAGGCCGAGGGCCTGGACACCGGGGCGGACGACTACCTCAGCAAGCCGTTCTCCTACCTGGTGCTGCTGGCCCGCATTCGGGCCCTGTTGCGCCGGCGGACTCGCGGCGGCGCACGGGTGCTGCGCGTCGGCGACCTCGTCGTTGACCCCGGCACCCGGACCTGCCGCCGCGGCTCGGAAGAGGTGACGCTCACCGCCAAGGAGTTCGCCGTGCTCGAGCACCTGGCCGTGCGAGCCGGAGAGGTGGTGTCGAAGGCCGACATCCTGCACCACGTGTGGGACTTCGCCTACGACGGCGATCCGAACATCGTCGAGGTCTACATCAGCACCTTGCGCCGCAAGATCGACGCGCCGTTCGGGCGCCGATCGATCACCACCGTCCGCGGCGCGGGCTACCGGCTGGCAGCAGACCGTGCCTGA
- a CDS encoding PepSY domain-containing protein → MTTVFRRAYAGLRWLLVGTAVAAAVVGLSAVLAAVATGGPDDHTVAFRSSAADWSLVADTGVSRQQAIDKALEAVPGGQVRSTEFDTEGGVPVWEVEVVTPAGVEHDVTIDASSGAVRSAADHD, encoded by the coding sequence ATGACAACCGTATTCCGCCGCGCCTACGCCGGGCTCCGCTGGCTCCTCGTCGGCACGGCCGTCGCGGCTGCCGTCGTCGGCCTGAGCGCCGTTCTGGCCGCGGTCGCCACCGGTGGCCCGGACGACCACACCGTCGCCTTCCGCTCGTCCGCGGCGGACTGGTCGCTGGTGGCCGACACCGGCGTCAGCAGGCAGCAGGCCATCGACAAGGCGCTCGAAGCCGTGCCGGGCGGGCAGGTTCGGTCCACCGAATTCGACACCGAGGGCGGCGTCCCCGTATGGGAAGTGGAGGTCGTCACGCCCGCGGGCGTGGAGCACGACGTGACGATCGATGCGAGCAGCGGCGCGGTCCGCAGCGCGGCCGACCACGACTGA
- the hypA gene encoding hydrogenase maturation nickel metallochaperone HypA, which translates to MHEMAITRSVIDAVCEHAAGRRVHSVTVEVGALCAVVPDAMRFCFEVAAEATVAEGAELVLVEIPGVAACRTCGAEFRLRDPILLCPCGSADVEIRSGRELRIRSMEVSEACAQPAGAATTPPR; encoded by the coding sequence ATGCACGAGATGGCCATTACGCGCAGTGTCATCGACGCCGTCTGTGAGCACGCGGCGGGCCGGCGGGTCCACTCCGTCACCGTCGAGGTCGGCGCGCTGTGCGCCGTCGTGCCGGATGCCATGCGGTTCTGTTTCGAGGTGGCGGCCGAAGCGACCGTCGCCGAGGGCGCCGAACTGGTCCTGGTGGAGATCCCCGGGGTCGCGGCCTGCCGGACCTGCGGCGCCGAGTTCCGGTTGCGAGATCCGATCCTGCTGTGTCCCTGCGGCAGCGCCGACGTCGAGATCCGCTCCGGGCGCGAGCTGCGTATCCGATCCATGGAGGTGAGTGAGGCATGTGCGCAACCTGCGGGTGCGGCGACGACGCCGCCGCGCTGA